A window from Methanomassiliicoccus sp. encodes these proteins:
- a CDS encoding 30S ribosomal protein S6e — MVEFKAVINDVKTGKSYQVAVAGHHANSLIGKKIGDVVDGIFVSLPGYKLTIAGGSDKDGVPMRADLPGVRRKNILLSKSIGFTSKEQGLRRRKLVRGNTVSPDTTQINMTISAAGSKSVEDLLPKKEEKK, encoded by the coding sequence ATGGTAGAGTTCAAAGCTGTCATCAATGATGTAAAGACCGGAAAGTCGTACCAGGTCGCGGTCGCCGGGCATCACGCTAACTCCCTTATCGGCAAGAAGATCGGGGATGTCGTGGACGGCATCTTCGTGAGCCTCCCAGGATACAAGCTGACCATCGCTGGTGGAAGCGACAAGGACGGCGTGCCCATGCGTGCCGACCTCCCTGGCGTCAGGCGCAAAAACATCCTTCTTTCCAAGAGCATCGGCTTCACCTCCAAGGAGCAGGGATTGAGACGCCGCAAGCTGGTCCGTGGGAACACCGTGTCTCCTGACACCACCCAGATAAATATGACCATCTCCGCCGCTGGCTCCAAGTCCGTGGAGGATCTCCTTCCTAAGAAAGAGGAGAAGAAATGA
- a CDS encoding twitching motility protein PilT has protein sequence MPRVVLDTNALLLPFERSINIDAQLRSLLGECQVFVPGPIVGELKRSSSKHASAALRLLSRYTIEDTEASGDRAVIELAERLGAYVVTNDRALIAKLRQKRIKVILMRGGSHLALDDA, from the coding sequence ATGCCCCGCGTGGTACTGGACACCAACGCCCTTCTTTTACCGTTCGAGCGTTCGATCAACATCGACGCCCAGCTCCGTTCGCTGCTGGGCGAATGTCAGGTCTTCGTCCCCGGACCGATCGTGGGCGAGCTTAAAAGATCATCCAGCAAGCATGCCTCGGCGGCATTACGTTTGCTGTCCAGGTACACGATTGAGGACACCGAGGCCTCCGGAGACCGGGCGGTCATAGAGCTCGCGGAACGGCTGGGCGCGTACGTGGTCACCAATGATCGCGCCCTTATCGCCAAGCTCCGCCAAAAGAGGATTAAAGTGATTTTGATGAGGGGAGGCAGCCACCTTGCCCTCGATGACGCCTAG
- the purL gene encoding phosphoribosylformylglycinamidine synthase subunit PurL, whose protein sequence is MSTELTRKRPVPFPLYDVDLFSASPDQLKEMSKTMGLNLSLEELEAVKTYFSKEKRLPTDVELQSIAQAWSEHCCYKSSKCFLREHIFGLKHPDVLSKGDAGVMSFDDEHAYALRIESHNHPSAIEPYGGAATGIGGIVRDVLAMGAQPIALVDPLFFGPLELREVPAGVKLPKYLVGGVVSGIRDYGNRIGIPTIAGGVFFDPSYTGNCLVNVGCIGFLRKDRLLNNAVRGTGDVLILVGGRTGRDGIHGVTFASAELSSRSEDESRGAVQLGDPITKEPTIHACLEVNEKGLVSGIKDLGGGGLSCVVGEITLAGGCGAVVQLDKVPLKEAGLAPWEIWVSESQERMMLAAPEANVPRILEIFDLWDVPATVIGKVAKEKRVKLLFEGEQVFDLDLEFLTKGPEYCRPTATSGGAREEHRAPQLPDGWNSVVLSTLADPNIACKDWMISQYDHEVRASTVIKPLQGKPGHRGPADATVLKPLPDSYRGLAIAVGVNPWFTSLDPFNGGRNSVDEACRNIVAVGGRPHALTDCLNFGNPEKPERLFEFKEAVRGIGEMATDLHLAVPSGNVSFYNETANGPTLPTPTVLGVGIVEDIRKCVTTDFKNERNPVYIVGETREEMGASALYRRYSGRGGQVPAVDSAALSARSEMLLGAMAKSLVRSCHDCSDGGLVVTLAEMCLGGDLGFEGDLSAMDDLPAEVKLFSETSSRFVVEVDDQRRGEFESLAGELATPIGMVGRGRMTIRDGRRSIVDVKVPAMRKAWSEPLWRLLG, encoded by the coding sequence ATGTCCACAGAGCTCACCCGGAAGCGGCCGGTGCCCTTCCCCCTGTACGATGTCGACCTGTTCTCCGCGTCCCCCGACCAGCTGAAGGAGATGTCCAAGACCATGGGACTTAACCTCAGTCTGGAGGAGCTGGAGGCGGTCAAGACCTACTTCTCGAAGGAGAAGCGCCTACCCACTGATGTTGAGCTGCAGTCCATTGCCCAGGCGTGGAGCGAGCACTGCTGCTACAAGTCCTCCAAGTGCTTCCTCCGGGAGCATATCTTCGGCCTCAAGCATCCTGATGTCCTGTCCAAGGGCGATGCCGGTGTGATGTCCTTCGACGACGAGCATGCGTACGCGCTGAGGATCGAGAGCCACAACCATCCTTCGGCCATCGAACCCTATGGCGGAGCGGCAACTGGTATCGGCGGCATCGTACGCGATGTCCTGGCCATGGGCGCGCAGCCCATCGCTCTGGTGGACCCGCTGTTCTTCGGTCCCCTGGAGCTCAGGGAGGTGCCTGCTGGGGTGAAGCTTCCAAAGTACCTCGTGGGCGGGGTGGTCTCCGGCATTCGGGACTACGGAAACCGCATCGGCATCCCCACCATCGCCGGCGGAGTGTTCTTCGATCCGTCCTACACCGGCAACTGCCTTGTGAACGTTGGCTGCATCGGCTTCCTGCGCAAGGACCGGCTGCTCAATAATGCTGTCCGCGGTACCGGGGACGTTCTTATCCTGGTGGGCGGACGCACGGGCAGGGACGGCATCCATGGAGTGACCTTCGCCTCCGCCGAGCTCAGCTCCAGGTCGGAGGACGAGTCGCGGGGGGCAGTGCAGCTCGGCGATCCCATCACGAAGGAGCCGACCATTCACGCCTGCCTCGAGGTCAACGAGAAAGGCCTGGTCAGCGGCATCAAGGACCTCGGGGGCGGCGGACTGTCCTGCGTGGTCGGAGAGATCACCCTGGCCGGCGGGTGCGGGGCCGTCGTCCAGCTGGATAAGGTGCCGTTAAAGGAGGCGGGGCTGGCGCCCTGGGAGATCTGGGTATCGGAGTCGCAGGAGCGCATGATGCTCGCCGCCCCGGAGGCCAACGTCCCCAGAATCCTGGAGATCTTCGATCTTTGGGACGTGCCGGCCACGGTCATCGGCAAGGTGGCGAAGGAGAAGCGGGTCAAGCTGCTGTTCGAGGGCGAGCAGGTCTTCGACCTGGACTTGGAGTTCCTGACCAAGGGGCCGGAGTACTGCCGGCCGACCGCGACCTCGGGCGGGGCCAGGGAGGAGCATCGCGCCCCCCAGCTGCCGGACGGATGGAACTCGGTGGTCCTTTCGACGCTGGCAGACCCCAATATCGCCTGCAAGGACTGGATGATCTCGCAGTACGATCACGAGGTGCGGGCGTCCACGGTCATAAAGCCGTTGCAGGGCAAGCCGGGCCACCGCGGACCTGCCGATGCCACCGTCCTCAAGCCCCTGCCAGACTCGTACCGTGGTCTGGCCATAGCCGTCGGGGTCAACCCCTGGTTCACTTCCCTAGATCCATTCAACGGTGGACGCAACTCGGTGGACGAGGCCTGCCGTAACATCGTGGCGGTAGGGGGGCGACCGCATGCCCTCACCGATTGCCTCAACTTCGGCAACCCCGAGAAGCCGGAGCGCCTCTTCGAGTTCAAGGAGGCGGTCAGGGGCATCGGGGAGATGGCCACGGACCTGCACCTGGCGGTGCCCTCCGGCAACGTCTCATTCTATAACGAGACCGCCAACGGACCCACATTGCCAACGCCCACCGTTCTGGGGGTCGGTATCGTGGAGGATATCCGCAAGTGCGTGACCACCGATTTCAAGAACGAGCGCAACCCCGTCTACATCGTCGGCGAGACCAGAGAGGAAATGGGGGCCTCGGCACTCTACCGCCGGTACAGTGGGCGAGGGGGGCAGGTACCAGCGGTCGACAGCGCGGCGCTGTCCGCCCGCTCCGAAATGCTCCTCGGCGCCATGGCCAAGAGTCTGGTCCGCAGCTGCCATGACTGCTCCGACGGCGGCCTGGTCGTCACTCTGGCCGAAATGTGCTTAGGCGGCGATCTAGGCTTCGAAGGGGACCTCTCGGCCATGGATGACCTGCCCGCCGAGGTCAAGCTGTTCTCGGAGACCAGTTCCCGCTTCGTGGTGGAGGTCGATGACCAGAGACGCGGGGAGTTCGAGTCCTTGGCCGGGGAGCTGGCTACTCCGATCGGCATGGTCGGCAGGGGACGGATGACCATCCGCGACGGTCGCCGCTCGATCGTGGACGTCAAGGTCCCGGCTATGCGGAAGGCGTGGTCCGAACCCCTTTGGAGACTGCTGGGGTGA
- the purS gene encoding phosphoribosylformylglycinamidine synthase subunit PurS, giving the protein MKAEIRIGLKHGVADPEGENTRKALELLGFKGVESVKTIKVFEMELKMGADEARAACDEMCRKLLANPVIQTYSIELK; this is encoded by the coding sequence GTGAAGGCCGAGATCCGCATTGGGCTTAAGCACGGGGTCGCCGACCCCGAGGGCGAGAACACCAGGAAGGCCTTGGAACTTCTTGGCTTCAAGGGTGTGGAGAGCGTCAAGACGATCAAGGTCTTCGAGATGGAGCTGAAGATGGGCGCCGACGAGGCCCGTGCGGCCTGCGACGAGATGTGCCGCAAGCTCTTGGCCAATCCCGTCATTCAGACGTACAGCATCGAACTGAAGTGA
- a CDS encoding translation initiation factor IF-2 subunit gamma has product MKVSQQPEVNIGMIGHVDHGKTTLTRALSEEWTDRHSEEIKRGISIRLGYADTAFYRCPKCNKYTTKDFCPECDEQAEFLRAISFVDAPGHETLMATMLSGAAMMQGALLLVAANEHCPQPQTKEHLMALSIIGVDRIIIVQNKIDIVTKEEALENYREIKRFVKGTIAENAPIIPVSAHHDVNIDKLIETIEKYIPTPPADRDNPPMMYVARSFDINTPGSSPDSLKGGVLGGSLTQGTLRVGDEIEVLPGRKVEVSGKTSWEKITTTVQSLHTGNTTLEEARPGGLIAIGTKLDPALTKSDGLTGRVVGKPGTLPPVLHKFVMTTHLLERVVGAAEDLIVDNIKTNEPLMLSIGTATTVGVVTSARGNQSEVALKIPVCALKEQRVAISRRISGKWRLIGYGIIQ; this is encoded by the coding sequence ATGAAGGTCAGCCAGCAGCCCGAGGTCAACATCGGAATGATCGGTCACGTCGACCACGGCAAGACGACCCTTACCAGGGCGTTGAGCGAGGAGTGGACCGACCGGCACTCCGAGGAGATCAAGAGAGGCATCTCCATTCGACTGGGCTATGCTGACACCGCGTTCTATCGTTGCCCCAAGTGCAACAAGTACACGACCAAAGACTTCTGCCCGGAGTGTGACGAGCAAGCCGAGTTCCTGAGGGCCATCTCCTTCGTGGATGCCCCTGGACACGAGACGCTGATGGCCACAATGCTCTCCGGAGCAGCGATGATGCAGGGCGCCCTCCTGCTGGTGGCGGCTAACGAGCACTGCCCCCAGCCGCAGACCAAGGAGCACCTCATGGCCTTATCCATCATCGGCGTGGACAGGATCATCATCGTGCAGAACAAGATCGACATCGTGACCAAGGAAGAGGCTTTGGAGAACTACCGCGAGATCAAACGCTTCGTCAAGGGGACCATCGCCGAGAACGCCCCCATCATTCCGGTGTCCGCGCATCACGACGTCAACATCGATAAGCTCATCGAGACCATCGAGAAGTACATCCCGACCCCGCCGGCGGACAGGGATAACCCGCCCATGATGTACGTGGCGAGGTCTTTCGACATCAACACTCCTGGCTCCAGCCCCGACTCGCTCAAGGGCGGGGTGCTGGGCGGTTCCCTGACCCAGGGTACTCTGCGCGTCGGGGATGAGATCGAGGTGCTTCCCGGCCGTAAGGTCGAGGTTAGCGGAAAGACGAGCTGGGAAAAGATCACCACCACGGTGCAGTCGCTGCATACCGGCAACACCACCCTGGAAGAGGCCCGCCCCGGAGGCTTGATCGCCATCGGGACCAAACTGGACCCTGCGCTGACCAAATCGGACGGCCTCACTGGCCGGGTGGTAGGTAAGCCGGGCACGCTGCCTCCGGTGCTGCACAAGTTCGTAATGACCACCCATCTGCTGGAGAGAGTGGTCGGTGCCGCCGAGGATCTTATCGTCGACAACATCAAGACCAACGAGCCCCTGATGCTCAGCATCGGCACCGCTACCACTGTTGGAGTGGTCACCAGCGCAAGGGGTAATCAGTCCGAGGTAGCGCTCAAGATCCCGGTGTGTGCGCTCAAGGAACAGCGCGTCGCTATATCCAGGCGCATATCCGGCAAGTGGCGTCTCATCGGGTACGGTATCATCCAGTAG
- a CDS encoding DUF120 domain-containing protein: MNEKFAIALKQIALLGGINDHIAISSRELGDRLHISQQSASKRILELLEEGYIQRDLGARKQRIRITKKGLDALRAEYSEYQKIFEQRDHLLIRGTVTTGMGEGQYYVNQPGYQEQFKEKLNFIPFEGTLNLKMSAADVGKLDVLRKSEGVVINGFQRNGRTFGEVRCFPATIQNIECAVILPSRSHYSDIMEVLCKYNLRRTLGLFDGDTVEIRIRVE; encoded by the coding sequence ATGAACGAGAAGTTCGCCATTGCCCTGAAGCAGATCGCCCTCCTGGGCGGGATCAACGATCACATTGCCATCTCCTCCCGAGAGCTGGGGGACCGGCTGCATATTAGCCAGCAATCGGCTTCCAAGCGCATATTGGAACTGCTGGAGGAAGGATACATCCAGAGGGACCTGGGGGCCAGGAAGCAGCGCATCCGCATCACCAAGAAAGGCCTCGACGCGCTGAGGGCCGAGTATTCGGAATACCAGAAGATCTTCGAGCAGCGGGACCACCTGCTCATCCGTGGGACGGTGACCACGGGCATGGGCGAGGGACAGTACTACGTCAACCAGCCAGGGTACCAGGAGCAGTTCAAGGAGAAGTTGAACTTCATTCCTTTCGAAGGAACGCTCAACCTCAAGATGAGCGCCGCCGACGTCGGCAAGCTGGACGTCCTGCGCAAGAGCGAGGGCGTGGTGATCAACGGCTTCCAACGCAACGGCAGAACGTTCGGTGAAGTGCGATGCTTCCCCGCCACCATCCAGAATATCGAGTGCGCTGTCATCCTGCCATCCCGCTCGCACTACAGCGACATCATGGAGGTCCTGTGCAAGTATAACCTGCGGCGAACGCTGGGGCTGTTCGACGGGGACACGGTGGAGATACGGATCAGGGTGGAGTGA
- a CDS encoding tRNA (adenine-N1)-methyltransferase: MQAKRPAFDGGADGKPLAHFHHCSVMLSEGDLVYLLDNSDRRYWLQLQKDMVRVQGLGVVDGNKIVGQEDGSLVRLAGKDFRAFRATVVQLMESLERGPQIITPKDAATIVFQLGLRAGETVLEAGVGSAGLTMALLNAVMPSGRVISVEVRDDFAQRARRNVERAGLAPYWELRVGDVKTVELDATVDAVALDMPDPWLALDNVDRFLRPGGRFAGFVPNTNQVEGVVNGLRDRGYLEVRAFENIQRSIEVHPGGVRPSYENLAHTGYLVFGRRPARS, from the coding sequence ATGCAAGCAAAGCGACCGGCCTTTGACGGCGGCGCCGACGGCAAACCTTTAGCCCACTTCCATCATTGCAGCGTCATGCTCTCGGAGGGCGACCTCGTATACCTGCTCGACAACAGTGACCGCCGCTACTGGCTTCAGCTTCAGAAGGACATGGTCAGGGTCCAAGGCCTGGGGGTCGTGGACGGCAACAAGATCGTCGGCCAGGAGGACGGTTCGCTGGTGAGACTGGCGGGCAAGGACTTCCGGGCGTTTCGGGCAACGGTGGTCCAGTTGATGGAATCGCTGGAGCGCGGACCGCAGATCATCACCCCTAAGGACGCCGCTACCATCGTCTTCCAGCTTGGCCTGAGGGCCGGGGAGACTGTCCTGGAGGCCGGAGTAGGGTCCGCCGGCCTTACCATGGCCTTGCTCAATGCCGTGATGCCTTCCGGCAGGGTCATCTCGGTAGAGGTGCGCGACGACTTCGCGCAGCGGGCCAGGAGGAACGTGGAGCGGGCAGGGCTGGCGCCATACTGGGAGCTCCGGGTGGGGGACGTCAAGACCGTCGAGCTGGACGCGACCGTGGACGCCGTGGCCCTGGACATGCCGGACCCCTGGCTAGCATTGGACAACGTCGACCGCTTCCTCCGTCCCGGTGGCCGCTTCGCCGGGTTCGTTCCCAACACCAACCAGGTCGAGGGGGTGGTCAACGGCCTCCGCGACCGCGGGTATCTTGAGGTCCGGGCATTCGAAAACATCCAGCGGTCGATCGAGGTCCATCCCGGAGGGGTGCGCCCGTCGTACGAGAACCTCGCCCACACCGGGTACCTGGTCTTCGGGCGGAGACCGGCTAGGTCGTGA
- a CDS encoding MarC family protein, protein MDLEFAVSAFATVFAIVNPVGNIPFFFAVTEGYTPEDKKRVAAKTCIVTAAVLFTFALFGQWIFSIYGITIPSFRIAGGILLFSIAFSMLQGQKSKTKITEEEREEAMQKDSVGIVPLGIPMFAGPGAITTVMILVSDATITADAVVRLAAIAGAVILTVIISYETLVHSERIFNLMGKSGAMAFSRIMGLLLAAVAINFVLRGIAQAIPMYGILP, encoded by the coding sequence GTGGACCTGGAGTTCGCGGTGTCGGCCTTTGCCACGGTGTTCGCCATCGTCAACCCCGTGGGCAACATCCCGTTCTTTTTTGCCGTGACCGAAGGATACACTCCCGAGGACAAGAAGAGGGTGGCGGCGAAGACCTGCATCGTGACGGCGGCCGTTCTGTTCACCTTCGCTCTGTTCGGGCAATGGATCTTCAGCATCTACGGCATAACTATACCGTCGTTCCGAATCGCCGGCGGCATCCTGCTGTTCAGCATAGCCTTCTCCATGTTGCAGGGCCAGAAGTCCAAGACCAAGATCACCGAGGAGGAGCGGGAGGAGGCCATGCAGAAGGACTCGGTGGGGATCGTGCCCCTAGGCATCCCGATGTTCGCCGGCCCCGGTGCCATTACCACGGTCATGATCCTGGTTTCCGATGCCACCATCACGGCGGATGCGGTGGTGCGTCTGGCGGCCATCGCCGGGGCAGTTATCCTCACGGTCATCATCTCCTACGAGACGCTGGTGCACTCGGAGCGCATCTTCAACCTCATGGGCAAATCCGGGGCGATGGCCTTCTCCCGCATCATGGGCCTGCTGCTTGCAGCGGTGGCCATCAATTTCGTTCTGCGGGGCATCGCCCAGGCCATACCGATGTATGGCATCCTGCCGTGA
- a CDS encoding MTH938/NDUFAF3 family protein, which yields MAQRDRPRIEGQHGWLMVDGTRYEHDIVIHIDGAISERNCGCSPELRSQLSNVYLKDFFHAPLTEWELDFLQDERPEVVIIGAGFKGMLPLTPKAKDILARYEHRVLSTPQAIEVLNAEGRRFVAILHSTC from the coding sequence GTGGCACAACGTGATCGGCCAAGGATCGAGGGTCAGCATGGCTGGCTGATGGTCGATGGGACCAGATACGAGCATGACATCGTCATTCACATCGACGGTGCGATCTCCGAAAGGAACTGCGGGTGCTCACCGGAGCTCCGGAGCCAACTTTCCAATGTATATCTCAAGGACTTCTTCCACGCGCCCCTGACGGAGTGGGAGCTTGATTTCCTCCAGGACGAGAGACCGGAGGTCGTGATCATCGGGGCAGGATTCAAGGGAATGCTGCCGCTGACGCCGAAGGCCAAGGACATACTGGCGAGATACGAGCACAGGGTGCTGTCGACCCCCCAGGCCATAGAGGTGTTGAACGCCGAGGGACGCAGGTTCGTCGCCATCCTCCATTCGACCTGCTGA
- a CDS encoding DUF2099 family protein, which produces MDRHVIEALGRTRVVIRDGKVVEVGVPEVEYCPLFAKVRNIQVISPEAVRENIEFRIRDFGMCTPHRKLRMKDYLSFGVSELLGMAVSQGMLDAAVIVCEGAGTVVVSDPELIQGIGGRVSGLIETTPIPEVIEAIGRDMVLDPKSAKIDQFAGTMLAFVKGFKRVGVSVATASDARRIREEFGQRVAIFAVHTSGRTAEEADSFFDVCDIVTACASSTVRARATERALFQVGNKVPVYAASLWGETLLKTRLELTKHSNVTSPEDPPRPLI; this is translated from the coding sequence ATGGACAGGCACGTCATCGAGGCACTGGGCAGGACCAGGGTAGTGATAAGGGACGGCAAGGTCGTGGAGGTCGGAGTACCGGAGGTCGAGTACTGCCCCCTTTTCGCCAAGGTCCGCAATATCCAGGTCATAAGCCCGGAGGCGGTGAGGGAGAACATCGAGTTCCGCATCCGGGACTTCGGGATGTGCACTCCGCATCGCAAGTTGCGCATGAAAGACTACCTGTCCTTCGGCGTGTCCGAGCTCCTGGGCATGGCCGTATCCCAGGGAATGCTGGACGCCGCGGTCATCGTGTGCGAGGGCGCCGGTACGGTCGTGGTTTCCGACCCTGAACTCATCCAGGGCATTGGCGGGAGGGTCTCGGGCCTGATCGAAACGACCCCCATCCCCGAGGTCATCGAGGCCATCGGCCGGGACATGGTGCTGGATCCAAAGAGCGCGAAGATCGATCAGTTTGCCGGTACCATGCTGGCGTTCGTCAAGGGTTTCAAGCGGGTGGGGGTTAGCGTGGCCACCGCCTCTGATGCCCGGCGCATCCGGGAGGAGTTCGGACAGCGGGTGGCGATCTTCGCGGTGCACACCTCCGGCCGCACCGCCGAGGAGGCGGACTCGTTCTTCGATGTCTGCGACATAGTCACGGCCTGTGCGTCCAGCACGGTAAGGGCACGGGCAACGGAAAGGGCGCTGTTCCAGGTCGGCAACAAGGTCCCGGTCTACGCCGCCTCGCTATGGGGCGAGACGTTGCTGAAGACCAGGCTAGAGCTGACCAAGCATTCTAATGTGACCTCACCCGAGGACCCCCCAAGGCCGCTGATCTAG
- the purQ gene encoding phosphoribosylformylglycinamidine synthase subunit PurQ yields MKVDEIKVCVLRIEGTNCEQEAYEAFKTLGASPEKVHLKQLIGRSPAELRRELDDYHILMFPGGFSAGDYVRAGAIFAARIKSHLAADLENFISSGRPVLGVCNGFQILVELGVLPSFDEVMSEEPQAALYTNVSGRFECRPSYLKHENHGRCAFTSLLPRGEVVMFPCAHAEGNLRFPADQEQEFVQRLEDNDQVVFRYVNPEGDYDEYPWCPNGAVSNLAGICNPEGNVLGLMPHPERAMFRYQHPDWTRTAGKPDDRGDGQVIFRSVLDHVSKRY; encoded by the coding sequence ATGAAGGTCGACGAGATCAAGGTCTGCGTCCTCCGGATAGAGGGGACGAACTGCGAGCAGGAGGCGTACGAGGCCTTCAAGACCCTGGGGGCTTCGCCCGAGAAGGTGCACCTGAAGCAGCTCATCGGCCGGAGCCCGGCGGAGCTGCGGAGGGAACTGGATGACTACCACATCCTCATGTTTCCGGGCGGCTTCTCCGCCGGGGACTACGTGAGAGCCGGAGCGATTTTCGCTGCCCGCATCAAGAGCCACTTGGCCGCGGACCTGGAGAACTTCATTTCCTCCGGCCGGCCGGTGCTGGGCGTCTGCAACGGGTTCCAGATCCTGGTGGAGCTTGGCGTCCTGCCTTCCTTCGACGAGGTCATGAGCGAGGAACCGCAGGCTGCTCTATACACCAACGTCTCCGGCCGCTTCGAGTGCCGTCCCAGCTACCTGAAGCACGAGAACCACGGTCGGTGCGCGTTCACATCTCTATTGCCCCGCGGAGAGGTTGTCATGTTCCCGTGCGCCCATGCCGAGGGCAACCTCAGGTTCCCCGCGGATCAGGAACAGGAGTTCGTTCAGCGCCTCGAGGACAACGACCAGGTGGTGTTCCGGTACGTCAACCCGGAAGGCGATTATGACGAGTACCCATGGTGCCCCAACGGCGCCGTGAGCAACCTGGCCGGCATATGCAACCCCGAAGGCAACGTCCTGGGCCTCATGCCCCACCCCGAGCGGGCGATGTTCCGGTACCAGCACCCTGATTGGACCCGCACCGCCGGGAAGCCGGACGACCGCGGCGACGGGCAGGTCATATTCCGCTCCGTGCTCGATCACGTGAGCAAGAGGTACTGA
- a CDS encoding cobalamin-dependent protein (Presence of a B(12) (cobalamin)-binding domain implies dependence on cobalamin itself, in one of its several forms, or in some unusual lineages, dependence on a cobalamin-like analog.) — METAIVVGRRRESTLYAQDAIREGIKPIDAIDNSCIKGMMTVGENYSTHQIFLPQMLRSADSMYSALDVLLPHVYGEYVSKKINIVIGVVEGDVHDLGKNIVKTMLVASGYNVFDIGRDQPPENFVNAVIKYQAQMVAMSTLTTQTIDQMQRTIDALTEAGLRAGVKIIIGGSPTSPEFADEIGAELHALNAQEAVEKVKAIV, encoded by the coding sequence TTGGAAACTGCGATCGTGGTTGGAAGACGGAGGGAATCAACACTATATGCACAAGATGCGATCAGGGAGGGCATAAAACCGATCGATGCCATCGACAATAGCTGCATCAAAGGAATGATGACAGTCGGTGAGAATTACTCGACCCATCAGATATTCTTGCCACAAATGCTGCGTTCCGCGGACTCAATGTATTCTGCATTGGATGTTCTACTGCCGCATGTCTATGGAGAGTACGTCTCAAAGAAGATCAATATAGTGATCGGCGTGGTAGAAGGAGACGTCCATGACCTGGGGAAAAATATTGTTAAGACCATGCTTGTTGCTTCTGGATACAATGTATTCGATATAGGCCGCGATCAGCCGCCTGAGAATTTTGTCAATGCTGTGATAAAATATCAGGCCCAGATGGTGGCGATGAGCACTCTGACAACGCAGACGATCGATCAAATGCAGAGGACCATAGATGCGCTGACAGAAGCGGGCCTCAGGGCAGGAGTGAAAATCATAATCGGCGGTTCGCCCACATCTCCAGAGTTCGCAGACGAGATCGGCGCCGAACTCCATGCCCTAAATGCCCAGGAAGCAGTGGAGAAAGTAAAGGCCATTGTGTAA